A window of the Brassica napus cultivar Da-Ae chromosome A2, Da-Ae, whole genome shotgun sequence genome harbors these coding sequences:
- the LOC111197712 gene encoding glutamine synthetase cytosolic isozyme 1-2, translating to MSLLTDLVNLDLSDNTEKIIAEYIWVGGSGMDMRSKARTLPGPVTDPSKLPKWNYDGSSTGQAPGEDSEVILYPQAIFKDPFRRGNNILVMCDTYTPAGEPIPTNKRHAAAQIFSNPDVVAEVPWYGIEQEYTLLQKDVNWPVGWPIGGFPGPQGPYYCSVGADKSFGRDIVDAHYKACLYAGINISGINGEVMPGQWEFQVGPSVGISAADEVWIARFILERITEIAGVVVSFDPKPIPGDWNGAGAHTNYSTKSMREEGGYEIIKKAIDKLGLRHKEHISAYGEGNERRLTGHHETADINTFKWGVANRGASIRVGRDTEKEGKGYFEDRRPASNMDPYTVTSMIAETTLLWNP from the exons ATGAGTCTTCTGACCGATCTCGTTAACCTTGACCTCTCAGACAACACTGAGAAAATCATCGCTGAATACATATG gGTTGGTGGTTCAGGAATGGATATGAGAAGCAAAGCCAGG ACTCTCCCTGGACCTGTGACCGATCCATCAAAGCTCCCAAAATGGAATTATGATGGTTCAAGCACTGGTCAAGCTCCTGGTGAAGACAGTGAAGTGATCTTATA CCCTCAAGCGATTTTCAAAGATCCGTTCCGTAGAGGCAACAACATTCTT GTCATGTGTGATACTTACACCCCTGCGGGTGAACCAATCCCTACGAACAAGAGACATGCTGCAGCTCAGATCTTTAGCAACCCTGATGTTGTTGCTGAAGTGCCATG GTATGGAATCGAACAAGAATACACTCTGTTGCAGAAAGATGTGAATTGGCCTGTCGGATGGCCCATTGGTGGATTCCCCGGCCCTCAGGGACCATACTACTGCAGTGTTGGAGCTGACAAATCTTTTGGAAGAGACATTGTTGATGCTCACTACAAGGCTTGTTTGTATGCTGGAATTAACATCAGTGGAATCAATGGAGAAGTCATGCCTGGTCAG TGGGAGTTCCAGGTCGGACCATCGGTTGGTATCTCAGCTGCTGATGAAGTGTGGATTGCTCGTTTTATTTTGGAG AGGATCACAGAGATTGCTGGTGTGGTTGTATCTTTTGACCCGAAACCAATTCCGGGTGACTGGAACGGAGCTGGTGCTCACACCAATTACAG tACTAAATCGATGAGGGAGGAAGGAGGATACGAGATAATCAAGAAGGCTATTGATAAGCTCGGACTGAGACACAAGGAGCACATTTCTGCTTACGGTGAAGGCAACGAGCGTCGTCTCACCGGACACCATGAAACTGCTGATATCAACACTTTCAAATGG GGTGTTGCAAACCGTGGAGCATCAATCCGTGTAGGACGTGACACGGAGAAGGAAGGGAAAGGATACTTTGAGGATAGGAGGCCAGCTTCCAACATGGACCCTTACACTGTAACTTCCATGATTGCAGAGACTACACTTCTTTGGAATCCTTGA